Proteins found in one Ornithorhynchus anatinus isolate Pmale09 chromosome 8, mOrnAna1.pri.v4, whole genome shotgun sequence genomic segment:
- the LOC100092671 gene encoding ubiquitin-like protein 5: MIEVVCNDRLGKKVRVKCNSDDTICDLKKLIAAQTGTRWDKIVLKKWYTIFKNHVTLGDYEIHDGMNLELYYQ, encoded by the coding sequence ATGATCGAGGTGGTGTGCAACGATCGGCTGGGCAAGAAGGTCCGCGTGAAGTGCAACTCAGACGACACCATCTGTGACCTGAAAAAGCTGATTGCGGCCCAGACCGGGACCCGCTGGGACAAGATTGTTCTCAAGAAATGGTATACCATCTTCAAGAATCACGTGACTTTGGGAGACTACGAAATCCATGATGGCATGAATTTAGAGCTCTACTATCAGTAG